In the genome of Diabrotica undecimpunctata isolate CICGRU chromosome 2, icDiaUnde3, whole genome shotgun sequence, the window tatatatatatatatatatatatatatatatatatatatatatatatatatatatatagtgttagTACTATGTACTACTATCATAAATTTACAAAATAGTAATAGATGTATAAACTAAATTTCATATCAGATTTAATTTGTGTCAAATCTAGTAATTTTTGATAATAGTTTCTCTATTAAAAAATATCATCTTCACATTAAATTTGAGGTTTCTGTAAAAAAATgatcaaatttttttaaagtgaAAATGTTGTGTTGGTGtataattaaattgaaaaaagtatTCTCAGTGGCGTACCACCTTTACTTTACCTGGGGATGAGGCGagttaataaattatatattcttcataatatatacaaataatCTATATAAAACCTCTCTATATAAGACATAAAATAGTTCTAAGAATATAAAAACATGATTCACTTCAGACTGATTTAAATGCACTAACCCTttgtatgaaaacaaaattctGAAAATTCTACAAAATTCAATTCTTATCGATTGTCCATGGTTCGGACTGCAAGTTATTagaaaataaatttcattttataatgTCTTAACATTGAGTGGGCCATAAAAAAAGGTATCTATAACTCTGTTTAGTACACTAAcgtttcaaataaaaacagattTTTAACAATTCGACAAAATTCCATGTATCAATTGTCAATGGTTCCTACTGCAAATTATTAGATAAATAAATGGGTATTATTTTACAATTACAACGCAGTCTTGGCAATAAAAAAAGGTATAGATGTAAAAGAAGAAGTAAAAATGTAGAAAAGATTTTACAGCTATTTAGATATTTATACAAACACCAACTTTGCAAGTGCttgaaaaatttaaagtttaaaatttaatagTCACTCGTATCAGATTCGAGTGTGTACAAAATTGTCAGTAAGGCACACTCATATCAGAGTCAAACACGTACATTATGgggttaaaataaattataatggtatcatcagcaaataattttattttccttcTAAATGTAGTAATGATAATgaatttatgcaaataaaaaatagTACAAGAAGAACAACTGATCCCTGAGGTATTTGTATTGgggtttataaattttacttaaataattttctctgttgtatatataattttaaaaaaatgcaaatattttcCTCTTATTTCAAAGTTACTTAGTGTCGCACCACCAAAAAACTACCCGTTTTAAGAGGTTTGCGTATGTTGGATTCGgttttatttgcttttattttacaCAGAATACAGTATTAcatttacttaaatattatttttgcaataataacaAACTTGCAATATCAACACAATTACATGACATTAATGGCCTACTTCATACTGTCTCTTTTTCGTGGCCTACCACCACTACGCCTTTCATCCAACAAATTGTTCTAATAGGTAAAGGCAATCTCTGACACTTAGTATGGTCAAACGCTTTATATAAGTCCAGGGGTACAATGTGGTTTTTAACATTTCACTTAAATAGAACTGGTTTCTGACAGTAAGAATGCTCACTAGAAACTTCTTTGGAAGTAGTTGAAGAAGCTGAACCCATGAGCAACTCCTTATAGCAAGTAGTTTCAGCTTCATTTGCTTTACATAGTGTTTTCTGTGAGCAGGgatttattcttttcttttttgtggaTGTAAACCGAATTTGAGGTGCAATACGTTTATTTGCAGGTTCGTTTACTGTTTCGTCGGATTGAATAAATGCCCTACTGACAACAGACTGTGACGATGATTAGTTCTTAATGATTGGCCTTGGAGTAAAGTCATTTTTCAATGATACGATCAACTGCATTCTCATTgtcttgtatttttataatttcagtaaTACTGTGATCAATAGTACAGGATGGTAAAGTTGAAGAATCTTCTATAGTAGTACTGGTACTTGGATCCAAATGTTCTGACTTGATGTGGCTTTATATAAGCATGGATATGCTTACAGATTGTAAATTTAATGTGATAATTTGGACAAGAACAAGAATATATGTGCATACACGATCGGCAATTATTACATCTCAGTTGACAGTTTTCTACAGGACATTCAGCGCATTCttttctgaaaaaaataatttatcttaCCACTGGAAGATTTGACTTCCCAAATACTAGAATTTATTTTAGATTgtgtaatattttctcttttattgcTTCTAGATTCAATATGACTTTTATTGATTAAGGTAATTCGATAAGTTAACTTTCCTTTTGAGTTGGATTTCACACCGAAATCCAACTCAAAAAGTCCTGTCATGGTCGCCACAATGTCGCACCACCAAAAAACTACCCGTTTTAAGAGGTTTGCGTATGTTGGATTCGgttttatttgcttttattttacaCAGAATACAGTATTAcatttacttaaatattatttttgcaataataacaAACTTGCAATATCAACACAATTACATGACATTAATGGCCTACTTCATACTGTCTCTTTTTCGTGGCCTACCACCACTACGCCTTTCATCCAACAAATTGTTCTAATAGGTAAAGGCAATCTCTGACATACTCCCACCTGAGGAATATTCTGATAAAGTAAAATATTGCTCACAAAATCTAAAGAGACATACTACAAAACCatcatacaaaaaattaaaaattgctaataagtATACAGTTTTTGACAATCACTACTCCAAATAACGTTTAGGCATTTTAGAAGCCCGTCCCGTACGTGTGATTTTCACTTCAGAAACCTTTGCACTATTTGTCGGAATACTGACTTTAAACACTCCCGCACTCTCACAGTATTCGTCTTCGGAACTGGAGTCTCCCGCAGCCAACTCAGGAACATGTGGGGTACCATTTAATTCACTGTCATCCTTCATTGACGTCTTCACATCATTCTGAAGCTCGAACTCAGGAACAGTACAACACTCTAGTGGGTAAAGACGCTGGACAGGCCTCAATAAATATCCCTTAGCTGTCTTAACTTTGCACAGTCGAACACTTCCATCTTTACCAGGAAAAAGTTCAACAACTCGTCCCATAGGCCAATCCAAACGTTTACTGCCATCGTTACCGACAAGCACAATTTCATTAAGAGCGATCTGGCGGTGAGTTTTATTCGCGCAAACCAGTTTTAACTGTCCAAGATATTCCAAACGGAATCGCTTACGAAGTTCCTCTCGCAAAGTCTGAACCCGACGCACTTTCCGACACAATGAAGCATTGTCTATAGCATCACAATCTGGTAGCCCGCAGTCCACCTGATCCCGCAAAAACATCGCTGGTGTCAAGGCAACTAACTCTTGAGGATCCTCCGATAAATACGTTAATGGTCGCGAATTAATTATTGCCTCACACTCACATAATAAGGTTAGCAAAGTCTCATAGTCCAAACTGGCACGACCTAGTGTTTTTCTCAACAACTGTTTCATAACACCAATGAGACGCTCCCAGAATCCTCCCCACCAAGCTGCTGTAGGTGGATTAAAATGCCAACGAATACGTTGCACAGACATCTCACGAGTAATAACGTTCCAGTCCAGACATGATAAGGCATTTTCAGCACCCACAAAACTCGTACCGTTATCACTATAAATCGTTTTCGGCCTTCCACGACGAGACACGAACCGGCGTAAGGCCTGAAGAAAATTAGAAGTTGATAGCGAACAACAGAGTTCTAGATGAACCGCCCTGAAAATCGCACACGTGAACATACAAATCCAAACTTTTTCACCGGTCTTAAGGAACAGAGGTCCCGCAAAGTCAATACCGGTTACTTCAAATGCTACAGCGTCACGCACTCTGTTAGCCGGTAAAGGGGGAGTATGAACTGCTAGATGCTTTCCAGTGTACCTCCGGCACAATACACACTTGGAAATAACGGATCTTACACTACGCCTTCCTGAGAGAATCCAAAACTTTTCTCGGAGCAAACTTAAAGTACCTTGGATCCCAACATGACAAGACTTTAAGTGATAATACCTAATTAACTTAATGGTTACCTCATGTTTAGATGGCAGTACGACTGGAAAACGGTAATACTGTGTATCTTCTCTGTTACAAACTCTAGATCTCAATCTAATCAAACCCCCTTCTTCATAAAATGGGTCAAGATGATTAATCCTTTTATCATTCACACCTGAGAAGCTTTCCGGCTGCACTTTTGTCAAAATAAATTTCTCTGTAGCTTCAAACTCTTCAGAAGTCAACTCACCTTTACACTTCTGGTCACCTTTGCgacaattttttacaaaacgTTGAATCCAAGCAACCATTCGTACCATCTTACTATACTGTGAAAAGTAGCTAAAATGCCAGTCACACGAATTATAAACATTAACAAGAGATGTCACCAAAGTCTTCCTACGCTCGGCATTAACTTCTTCTTCATCACAAGTAGCCGCACTAGATGGCCACTTATCACGGCTTTCATATAACCACTTCGGCCCCTCCCACCATCTTGACTGAAACAAATGTCTAGAAGTGCACCCTCGTGATGGCAAGTCTGCAGGATTTACCGCTCCTGGTAGGTGACGCCAGCTTTCCATTGAAGTTAAGCTACGAATTTCTTTAACTCTGTTCCATACAAAAACTCCCCATTCTTCTTGGCGTTGTATCCAGGAAATAACAGTGCTTGAGTCACTCCAAAAAAAGGATTCTATATTTCCGGGCAAGTTCTCTGCAACCTGAACATACAAACGGACACCTATAGTTGCAGCTAGCAGCTCCAGACGTGGAATAGTCATTTTTGAGGTAGATTTCTTAATTGGAGCCAATCTAGCTCTCGAGGCCAATAGAGATACAAATACTTTACCAGAATAACTCACTCGCAAAAAGATGGCACAAGCATAGGCCAGTTTGCTTGCATCACAAAAAATATGGATACTTAAATTTTGTAATGTCTCACCATTCATGTGTACCCATCGAGGCAATTCAATCTTCCCAAGATAAGGTAAATCTTTCAACCAAATTTTAAACTCTTCAGAGATGACTTCATCCAGTGGTTCGTCCCATGCCAAGCTCCTCTCCCACAACTTTTGCAACATGAGTTTGGGCACTAATAGAGCTGGACATAAATATCCAATAGGATCAAACACTTTCTGGGCTATAGAAAGGATTCTACGTTTAGTCACTACCATATTTTCTAAGTCAGTGTCCTCTcttaagaattttaaattaactGTCAAAACATCTCGTACAGGATGCCAGTTCATACCAAGAACAGGACATATCCCTTCAGTTCCACTAACTTCAGCATTTCTTGTACGCTCTCACCCTCTTAGTTCAAACTGTCCCTCTGCCATAATTGCTACAGACTCCAAACCTTGACACCATTTCTTCATCAGGTAAGCTTGTAACACAGTTGTCCACATAGAAGCTTTGACTTAACCTCTTCACAACATCTAAAGTATACAATGATTCTGATGTAGAGCCCTTTTCCAGGTATCTTGCTAAGTGGTACTCTAGTGTCATCCCTAATAAAAATGGACTACTGTTAACACCGAATACTACACGTTTATGACGAAAAACTACTGTCTGACCTTCTGTGTCAACCCATAAAAATTTGAGAAAATCACAGTCCCTTTCATGCACACCTATTTGTTGAAATGCTCTTTTAATATCAGAAATCACTCCTATTTTATTTTCTCTAAACCTTACAAACATTGAAGGAATTAACTGAATTAGATTTGGACCTTTCTCTAAACAGTGGTTAAGTGAAGGTTTATTCTTTGAATGTGCAGATGCATCAAACACTGGACGTACCTTGGTAGTACTTTCTTCCTTTACTACTGGGCGGTGAGGTAAAAAATGTCCTAGACTGTTATCAACATCATTTAACTTTCCAACTAGCTCAATTATACCCTCAGCTTGCCAGTCAGCAAAAACATCATCATACCTTTCAAAAAGACCATCACGTTTCAGCTTTTGAAGAGTGGAATTTAGTCTTTTTCCCGACAACTCACATTTACTGGGGAGAGGAGGGTGACCATCCAACCAAGGAAGACGAATCTCGTAGCGGCCCATATTATCTACACTTACAGTCTGCATAAAAAAATCCCTAGCAGCTAAAGCAGCCTCCTCTTTGGTATATCTATCTGTAGGCTCTTTAATACCAATTGCTTCCAACTCCCAAAGCTCACTTAAGGAAGCATCCTTTATGAGAAGATTCAATGTGGACATGACAACATCAGAATGTTTACTACTTGTAGGTATTTTTCCCATAAGTGTCCATCCAATGAGAGTTTCTATAGCTACTAGTCCACAATCTAGTTTATGACGACCCCCTGTATACAAATAACCAGCGACATCTGCTCCCAGCAACAGTTCAATTGGTCCAGGTTGGAGATCATCAGATAAATCAATATTAAGGTTCTTGGCATGTTCCCTACATAGACCATGAAATACTGGAGCCACATCACTACAAATTGTTAGTTGATCTAAGGCCTCAAAAGAATATGTAGAGTTCTTACCCTGTATTGTGACTTCATAACAGTTATGAGAGTTTGCAACTTCTGTCCCTCCGAACAGACAATGAACAATTTTTTCCTGTCGTTTAACTGGATAACCTAATTTTAAAGCTGTGTCCTTTAATATATATGATCTTTGTGACCCACTATCAATTAAGGCACGAACAACTCTACTATTACCAAAGATACCAGTTAAAGTGACTCTCAACGTTTGCAAAAATACATGACCTTTAGTTTGGTTAGTCAAAGACTGGTCGTTTATGACATCCTTAGAAGACATGTTCTCATTTTGACTATTACTATGCTTATCTTGACTTATTGTTAAACTGGGGCACATCAAGACTACATGAGCTTGGCTACAGATAACACATCTTAGCCttgttttaaatctttttgtCTGATGTCCCACTTTTAGACATCTAAAACAAGCCTTCTTCCCAATGAGAATATCCCTTTTTTGAACAAATGTCATTTTTTGTGCCTTAAAGCAATCTTCACTACCATGTGTACCTGAACAAAAGACACAAGCTGAAATTtcacaattaattaaattagcAGCAGTTGGAAAACCTGATGATTTCTTGACACTAGCTTTAGAGGATGAAGCCACTTCTTCAGACAATCCAAAACCTTCAGCAGCTAAAGCAATTCTTTGTTCATTCTCTACTTCATTTCTGAGAAAAGTCATCAACAGTTTCAACCTGTTTTCCAATGTCCCATCTCTACAATCAATATTTGTGGAGCGTTGCCATACCCTAAGCAATTCCTGAGGTAAACAAGATTCGATTAATGGAAAGAGCATTGCTGAACACTTGTCAGATGTGATACCTAATGTCTCCAGTGCTCGCAGTTGAGTTTCAATGCTGTCATACAGTTTAGATATATCGATCTTTTGTTTAGATGCAGACTTACTCAAAATGAGTTTTAGTAACTCTCTAATGTATACTTCTATCTGTAAGTCTTCTCTGCCAAATCTGCTTTGCATACTTTCCATAATTTTACTATAATTGTCAGCCATAGCTGGATAGCTCTCTACTAGTTGACGTCTCTACTACCTGGTACTGTGGCTTGAATTAAATATTCTATCTTATCATGGCAATCAATAGAATCATCCTCATGAATCTTTTTGAATTGTGCCCAGAATGCCAACCAACCTTTGATACTGccatcatattttttaaattcaatagtAGGTAATCTAAACTTTCTCATACCTGTTAACTCTGGCTCATCTGTATTCTGGGACACTGCACTATGCCTGCTGGATGCTTCAGTCTTCGTTTCTTCCATCAGCTTGTTATATCTGGTTCTACACTTGGAAAACTTTCTCAAATACACATCACAACTCTCTATCTCTGCTTCTAGCTCCGTTTCAGTAGAACTTTCAAACGATAATTCAGTAATTTTGGAGTCAATTGACTGTAACTCGTCAAACTTACATTTTAACAGTTCCCATGACACTTCTATTGACTCGTAGTCCAATGATTCTGCTTTCATAAGACCTTCTAATTCGTTGGCCGTACGCGTAAAAATAGCCCTTAATACTCTTCtggttttctttctattttccaaTTCTGCTGCCATAGTGGGTTTGGTTCAAAACCACCGAAACGTTCTCAATACAAATCACAAACCAAAAGAACGCGGTAAAAACTCACTGGCCCAGAACTACAAAATTCACACCGAAATCCAACTCAAAAAGTCCTGTCATGGTCGCCACAATGTCGCACCACCAAAAAACTACCCGTTTTAAGAGGTTTGCGTATGTTGGATTCGgttttatttgcttttattttacaCAGAATACAGTATTAcatttacttaaatattatttttgcaataataacaAACTTGCAATATCAACACAATTACATGACATTAATGGCCTACTTCATACTGTCTCTTTTTCGTGGCCTACCACCACTACGCCTTTCATCCAACAAATTGTTCTAATAGGTAAAGGCAATCTCTGACACTTAGTATGGTCAAACGCTTTATATAAGTCCAGGGGTACAATGTGGTTTTTAACATTTCACTTAAATAGAACTGGTTTCTGACAGTAAGAATGCTCACTAGAAACTTCTTTGGAAGTAGTTGAAGAAGCTGAACCCATGAGCAACTCCTTATAGCAAGTAGTTTCAGCTTCATTTGCTTTACATAGTGTTTTCTGTGAGCAGGgatttattcttttcttttttgtggaTGTAAACCGAATTTGAGGTGCAATACGTTTATTTGCAGGTTCGTTTACTGTTTCGTCGGATTGAATAAATGCCCTACTGACAACAGACTGTGACGATGATTAGTTCTTAATGATTGGCCTTGGAGTAAAGTCATTTTTCAATGATACGATCAACTGCATTCTCATTgtcttgtatttttataatttcagtaaTACTGTGATCAATAGTACAGGATGGTAAAGTTGAAGAATCTTCTATAGTAGTACTGGTACTTGGATCCAAATGTTCTGACTTGATGTGGCTTTATATAAGCATGGATATGCTTACAGATTGTAAATTTAATGTGATAATTTGGACAAGAACAAGAATATATGTGCATACACGATCGGCAATTATTACATCTCAGTTGACAGTTTTCTACAGGACATTCAGCGCATTCttttctgaaaaaaataatttatcttaCCACTGGAAGATTTGACTTCCCAAATACTAGAATTTATTTTAGATTgtgtaatattttctcttttattgcTTCTAGATTCAATATGACTTTTATTGATTAAGGTAATTCGATAAGTTAACTTTCCTTTTATTGTTTTCGTTAATCAATCAAACAGTTTATCCCTAGTAAATTTCATTAGAGCATATATCGTTTTATCTAGTCTCTTTACCTTCTTTCCCTCTAAGTAAATATGATTTAGGACTTTATGGAATGcttttaaatacatatttgtatttattCCCAATCCATACCTATAACAATGTGCCCATGATTCCACTCGATTAACAtagttattttgaaaataattagcAAATTCTTTTGTAGCGTCATTGTTGTGAAGTTCATTTAGTGTATTTTCTAGAAGATTACTAAATTCATTTTCACTGGTATTGTGTATTAGAAGTCTTAAGCATTTATATACTTCAGCTTTAACTTCTTGGGAGCCATTTATTTTTTTGCCAGTTTTGATCGACATGCCAAGCACAAAGTAAGCGATGTAGAGGTAAACCCATTACACTTACCCAAGCATTATACAAAACAGCATCATCATCGGACATAAATACTTTAGGAGTTATAGATCCAGTCttagttttaataatttcaaAGAAATGGGCCATAACAAATGTATctgttttatttgaaattaagtATGCCACAGCAATACCTTCTCCATACTCGTCAACAACAAGAGTAGGCACTAAATAGGAAATCATAACTGTGTCATGTGTGGAATCGATACAAATGATGTTTGTAccaaatttctttaataatttaatcTGATACTGGGTCATTAAGATCAGAACAATATCGTCTTCCTTAAATATATTATTGTCTGCTACTGTCGATTGTAATTTGTAATAAATTACAGGTGATTCATCTACTAATTTATTACACATATTATTTATCCAAAGACTCACGCTAACAGCATCATTTTGATGTAAATACATAGATTTATGTATACAAAACTCCTTTTCAATATTTTGCAGATCTTTTCGATTCAACAAACTAATTCGTTCAATATTACTACTAGCAGAGTCTCGAAGGGCGTCCAATATTTTTTGGAAGGATACTCCCATTGATAATTTAGATGTTTTATAAAATTACCTGCAATCAGTGACCTTTCATCTTTGGATAAATTTACAAAACGAAGCGATTGGTTATGGGTGTGAGGGGTCCAAATAGTTGAAGAATTTGCTGAATCCATTTTACAAGAACGTTGTCTTCTCATCGCTTTTTTTCTTGTTTCCTCTGAAACTAATTTTGGAGATCCTGATCTGTGGCAAATATAATAACTAATTTTCTTTTGAGTATATGTTTTCATTTTGTTTGGAATAAATACATTCATACTGCTTTTCTTGTGATGCTTTTcatttattaaaatctacaagattcatgcaaaaatataatatacctaacaaaaaaatatataaataattagtaATGAAATAAAAGATGTTCTCACAATCAATTGATTTGATTGATTGTGAGAACgtcttttatttcattattaatttagTATGTACTCACATGCAACccattcattatttaaaaaaatacttcttTTTGCATTATGGACTTAAAATTAACAGTGTgctgaaaaatatatatttgatgTTCAGCAACCAAATGATCTCAAAAATTTTAACGCGTTTAACGTAACCTTAATTAATGTCAGAGTTGCCATATCCTCAGTTATTTCATACTCTCACATTACATaaagatgaatttaaaaaaattcatatataatcatgatactatgactaacataGTATAATAGTTTATATATAGACAATGACTAGTTTAGGGCGCccacatcgagttagaatctataatctatggagaagctatgatcatattaacgtgtttattaaaaacggcgtaggtaggcgtggctaacggtgataccaatatggcggtgggatcatggccggactcaataatattaaaactactataaaaatatgactagttattcagaagatttaatcataatctataaagtgcaatacatttttaataaactatgatttatttatcccgcggtaaacactaaaaacacgatatattatacataaagataaattaatacagtcaaatactattaatttattctctgaagtacgggccattactttgtttacatatttgtatactaacctatagaacgttattcctgaagattttttattaacattgcttctgccactgcaactacgttgaaaataagaaatattattatgcactatcacaatatattattacagtttctataaaagtattataaaactaaaaatattcgaaaaacaacaaacgtaaataaacatatacgatctgtcaaaagtgtcaaaacaatatggccaaGACAATCAAATTCTCGCTTTTTAAAGGCGGGAATACGTCTTTCatacgacacttttaaaattgccataagcttcaatgctaataaaaggttcaaaaacttaggttttgcaatatattttgggattttcttgggtatagggatgttaagtggttattatattagtaattatatcaattttttttttaaatcaatagtctgatgacaaaaaatagaattgattatattgataatattgtgtgttttaaatggagataacagtttatttcgcacaaaaaccaaaaaaaaacggtagaaaaagttcaaaagcaaaaatactaaatatgtaggaacttacttattatgtttttcctggaatttgcagcattcttatcatatctagtggtaggcaaaaaaaaacaaataggtaatataaaaaatttattattagattaaaatacaaaaaatgattagTCCTTCCAGCACAAATCTTCAGGCTGTATATACTTATCTCATCTAAAACTCATCTAAAAAATACATCATTATTATAACGTACAAAACTACATATAATTGTTAGACAAACCTTGATATTACGGCTACGAAAACACACTTCACAAGTGTTTATGTacacaaataactaaataataagtctctataaataatattatccttatacctatacttaaaaataaaaactaaacaataactat includes:
- the LOC140433793 gene encoding uncharacterized protein; its protein translation is MADNYSKIMESMQSRFGREDLQIEVYIRELLKLILSKSASKQKIDISKLYDSIETQLRALETLGITSDKCSAMLFPLIESCLPQELLRVWQRSTNIDCRDGTLENRLKLLMTFLRNEVENEQRIALAAEGFGLSEEVASSSKASVKKSSGFPTAANLINCEISACVFCSGTHGSEDCFKAQKMTFVQKRDILIGKKACFRCLKVGHQTKRFKTRLRCVICSQAHVVLMCPSLTISQDKHSNSQNENMSSKDVINDQSLTNQTKGHVFLQTLRVTLTGIFGNSRVVRALIDSGSQRSYILKDTALKLGYPVKRQEKIVHCLFGGTEVANSHNCYEVTIQGKNSTYSFEALDQLTICSDVAPVFHGLCREHAKNLNIDLSDDLQPGPIELLLGADVAGYLYTGGRHKLDCGLVAIETLIGWTLMGKIPTSSKHSDVVMSTLNLLIKDASLSELWELEAIGIKEPTDRYTKEEAALAARDFFMQTVSVDNMGRYEIRLPWLDGHPPLPSKCELSGKRLNSTLQKLKRDGLFERYDDVFADWQAEGIIELVGKLNDVDNSLGHFLPHRPVVKEESTTKVRPVFDASAHSKNKPSLNHCLEKGPNLIQLIPSMFVRFRENKIGVISDIKRAFQQIGVHERDCDFLKFLWVDTEGQTVVFRHKRVVFGVNSSPFLLGMTLEYHLARYLEKGSTSESLYTLDVVKRLSQSFYVDNCVTSLPDEEMVSRFGVCSNYGRGTV
- the LOC140433792 gene encoding uncharacterized protein, with the translated sequence MVVTKRRILSIAQKVFDPIGYLCPALLVPKLMLQKLWERSLAWDEPLDEVISEEFKIWLKDLPYLGKIELPRWVHMNGETLQNLSIHIFCDASKLAYACAIFLRVSYSGKVFVSLLASRARLAPIKKSTSKMTIPRLELLAATIGVRLYVQVAENLPGNIESFFWSDSSTVISWIQRQEEWGVFVWNRVKEIRSLTSMESWRHLPGAVNPADLPSRGCTSRHLFQSRWWEGPKWLYESRDKWPSSAATCDEEEVNAERRKTLVTSLVNVYNSCDWHFSYFSQYSKMVRMVAWIQRFVKNCRKGDQKCKGELTSEEFEATEKFILTKVQPESFSGVNDKRINHLDPFYEEGGLIRLRSRVCNREDTQYYRFPVVLPSKHEVTIKLIRYYHLKSCHVGIQGTLSLLREKFWILSGRRSVRSVISKCVLCRRYTGKHLAVHTPPLPANRVRDAVAFEVTGIDFAGPLFLKTGEKVWICMFTCAIFRAVHLELCCSLSTSNFLQALRRFVSRRGRPKTIYSDNGTSFVGAENALSCLDWNVITREMSVQRIRWHFNPPTAAWWGGFWERLIGVMKQLLRKTLGRASLDYETLLTLLCECEAIINSRPLTYLSEDPQELVALTPAMFLRDQVDCGLPDCDAIDNASLCRKVRRVQTLREELRKRFRLEYLGQLKLVCANKTHRQIALNEIVLVGNDGSKRLDWPMGRVVELFPGKDGSVRLCKVKTAKGYLLRPVQRLYPLECCTVPEFELQNDVKTSMKDDSELNGTPHVPELAAGDSSSEDEYCESAGVFKVSIPTNSAKVSEVKITRTGRASKMPKRYLE